Proteins co-encoded in one Aquincola tertiaricarbonis genomic window:
- a CDS encoding tripartite tricarboxylate transporter TctB family protein, with product MFLIIGIAFAWGATSYSFGSSARPGPGYFPFGLGLLLAILGAVEVIKALAIDTGDDNEIGAWAWKPLITIVAAVAVFGFALPTLGMAVALPLLVIVSSFAGDEFNWKEVLLDSAVLTVGSWAVFNWGLNLVIPLWPTFLTQ from the coding sequence ATGTTCCTGATCATCGGCATCGCCTTCGCCTGGGGCGCGACCAGCTACAGCTTCGGCTCGTCGGCACGCCCGGGGCCGGGCTACTTCCCGTTCGGCCTGGGGCTGCTGCTGGCCATCCTGGGTGCGGTGGAAGTGATCAAGGCACTGGCCATCGACACCGGCGACGACAACGAGATCGGCGCCTGGGCCTGGAAGCCGCTGATCACCATCGTGGCCGCGGTGGCGGTGTTCGGCTTCGCCCTGCCCACGCTGGGCATGGCGGTGGCGCTGCCGCTGCTGGTCATCGTTTCGTCCTTCGCGGGCGATGAATTCAACTGGAAGGAAGTGCTGCTGGACAGCGCGGTGCTGACCGTCGGCAGCTGGGCGGTCTTCAACTGGGGGCTGAACCTGGTGATTCCGCTGTGGCCCACGTTCCTGACGCAGTAA
- a CDS encoding OmpA family protein — MYQEDKDDTTRVGLWITFGVVALVVISVIASMVVRQIRINNAAPQDVKAVVEEVILIDGPLTGDLAGTLYFETAQATLPADAAAELSKVMEALAAAPARKVVLSGFHDATGDAARNAELAKQRALAARAALVAAGVDTARVQLRRPEVTTGSGSEQEARRVELRLVD; from the coding sequence ATGTACCAGGAAGACAAGGACGACACCACCCGCGTGGGCCTGTGGATCACCTTCGGCGTCGTGGCGCTGGTGGTCATCAGCGTCATCGCCTCGATGGTGGTGCGCCAGATCCGCATCAACAACGCCGCGCCGCAGGACGTGAAGGCCGTGGTCGAGGAAGTGATCCTGATCGATGGCCCGCTGACGGGTGACCTGGCGGGCACGCTGTACTTTGAAACCGCCCAGGCCACGCTGCCGGCCGATGCCGCCGCCGAGCTGAGCAAGGTGATGGAAGCGCTGGCCGCCGCACCGGCCCGCAAGGTGGTGCTCTCGGGCTTCCACGACGCCACGGGCGACGCCGCCCGCAACGCCGAGCTGGCCAAGCAGCGCGCGCTGGCCGCCCGTGCCGCGCTGGTGGCCGCGGGTGTGGACACCGCCCGCGTGCAGCTGCGCCGGCCTGAAGTGACCACCGGCAGCGGCTCCGAGCAGGAAGCCCGCCGCGTGGAATTGCGCCTGGTGGACTGA
- a CDS encoding sensor histidine kinase: protein MIHRRPPRRAAPAAARLPGLDSRLARRVMLPLGVVWLVGSLAAAAVGSYFAATVFDRALLDDALGLAAAVQQARGGDLQVTLTVDELRAVLFDQSESVVFALRRPDGTLVAGDARLQLPRRQPAAAFEFADLPLDEEPMRAVVLDRTQPQPFTLVVAQTMRYRGALLRRLLLYSTAPQVLLLVCLGVWLRRSIRLDLQPIAELQSALNRRNATDLQPLPVRAGTADVQSLVQSIDALMARLSDALRSQREFAGNVAHELRTPLAGIRALADYGLASSDPQQWREQLQGIALSQARASRLVDQLLAIALADEATGSLVLQPVALDELARRVLLRAMPQADAAGVDLGAQGLDEPAWVLGDEALIEGALQNLLDNALRYGRPPDGSPPQVTVGLQAQGGEVQLWVQDNGPGLAAASPQAAAAADTTRLLARWQQGGPGRALGEGAGLGLAIVSRYAALLQARLLTGPAQPGPGARLALVFRASAPPAV from the coding sequence GTGATCCACCGCCGCCCGCCCCGGCGCGCGGCGCCGGCCGCTGCCCGCCTGCCGGGCCTGGACAGCCGCCTGGCCCGCCGGGTGATGCTGCCGCTGGGCGTGGTGTGGCTGGTTGGCAGCCTGGCCGCGGCGGCGGTGGGCTCGTACTTCGCGGCCACGGTGTTCGACCGCGCGCTGCTGGACGACGCGCTGGGCCTGGCCGCCGCGGTGCAGCAGGCCCGTGGCGGCGACCTGCAGGTCACGCTGACGGTGGACGAGCTGCGCGCCGTGCTGTTCGACCAGTCGGAATCGGTGGTGTTCGCGCTGCGCCGGCCCGATGGCACGCTGGTGGCCGGCGATGCGCGGCTGCAGCTGCCGCGCCGGCAGCCGGCCGCCGCCTTCGAGTTCGCCGACCTGCCGCTGGACGAGGAGCCGATGCGCGCCGTGGTGCTGGACCGCACCCAGCCGCAGCCCTTCACCCTGGTGGTGGCCCAGACCATGCGCTACCGCGGCGCGCTGCTGCGCCGGCTGCTGCTGTACTCCACCGCGCCCCAGGTGTTGCTGCTGGTGTGCCTGGGTGTGTGGCTGCGCCGCTCCATCCGGCTCGACCTGCAGCCGATTGCCGAGCTGCAATCGGCCTTGAACCGCCGGAACGCCACCGACCTGCAACCGCTGCCGGTGCGTGCCGGCACGGCCGACGTGCAAAGCCTGGTGCAGTCCATCGATGCACTGATGGCGCGGCTGAGCGATGCGCTGCGCAGCCAGCGCGAGTTTGCCGGCAACGTGGCCCATGAACTGCGCACGCCGCTGGCCGGCATCCGCGCGCTGGCCGACTACGGGCTGGCGAGCAGCGATCCGCAGCAATGGCGCGAGCAGCTGCAGGGCATTGCGCTCAGCCAGGCGCGGGCCAGCCGGCTGGTGGACCAGTTGCTGGCCATCGCGCTGGCCGATGAGGCCACGGGCAGCCTGGTGCTGCAGCCGGTGGCGCTGGACGAACTGGCGCGCCGCGTGTTGCTGCGCGCGATGCCGCAGGCCGATGCGGCCGGGGTGGACCTGGGCGCGCAGGGCCTGGACGAGCCCGCCTGGGTGCTGGGCGACGAGGCGCTGATCGAAGGTGCGCTGCAGAACCTGCTGGACAACGCGCTGCGCTATGGCCGCCCGCCCGACGGCAGCCCGCCGCAGGTGACGGTGGGCCTTCAGGCGCAAGGCGGCGAGGTGCAGCTCTGGGTGCAGGACAACGGGCCCGGCCTGGCCGCCGCATCACCCCAGGCCGCCGCCGCCGCCGACACCACGCGCCTGCTGGCGCGCTGGCAGCAGGGCGGGCCCGGCCGTGCGCTGGGCGAGGGCGCCGGCCTCGGCCTGGCCATCGTCTCGCGCTATGCGGCGCTGCTGCAGGCGCGGCTGCTCACCGGCCCGGCGCAGCCCGGCCCCGGCGCGCGGCTGGCGCTGGTGTTCCGCGCCTCGGCACCGCCGGCCGTCTAG
- the argF gene encoding ornithine carbamoyltransferase, producing the protein MKPGARLMKHYLQFKDFRAEEYSYLFERALIIKQRFKNYEKYQPLTDRTLAMIFEKASTRTRVSFEAGMYQMGGSVVHLTTGDSQLGRAEPIEDSARVISRMVDLVMIRTYEQSKLERFAAHSRVPVINGLTNEYHPCQILADIFTYIEHRGSIQGKVVAWVGDGNNMANTWLQAAEILGFTVHVSTPGGYEIDPAVAGIKNPDCYRVFADPKEACAGAHLVTTDVWTSMGYEAENEARRQAFANWCVDSAMMAEAQPDALFMHCLPAHRGEEVTADVIDGPQSVVWDEAENRMHVQKALMEYLLLGRIGG; encoded by the coding sequence ATGAAACCGGGAGCCCGTCTGATGAAGCATTACCTGCAGTTCAAGGACTTCCGGGCTGAGGAATACAGCTACCTGTTCGAGCGGGCGCTGATCATCAAGCAGCGCTTCAAGAACTACGAGAAGTACCAGCCGCTGACCGACCGCACGCTGGCCATGATCTTCGAGAAGGCCAGCACCCGCACGCGCGTGAGCTTCGAGGCCGGCATGTACCAGATGGGCGGCTCGGTGGTGCACCTGACCACCGGCGACAGCCAGCTGGGCCGGGCCGAGCCCATCGAGGACAGCGCCCGCGTCATCAGCCGCATGGTCGACCTGGTGATGATCCGCACCTACGAGCAGAGCAAGCTGGAGCGCTTTGCCGCGCATTCGCGCGTGCCGGTGATCAACGGCCTGACCAACGAGTACCACCCTTGCCAGATCCTGGCCGACATCTTCACCTACATCGAGCACCGCGGCTCGATCCAGGGCAAGGTGGTGGCCTGGGTGGGTGACGGCAACAACATGGCCAACACCTGGCTGCAGGCGGCCGAGATCCTGGGCTTCACGGTGCACGTGAGCACGCCGGGCGGCTACGAGATTGACCCCGCGGTGGCCGGCATCAAGAACCCCGACTGCTACCGCGTGTTCGCCGACCCCAAGGAAGCCTGCGCCGGCGCCCACCTGGTGACCACCGACGTGTGGACCAGCATGGGCTACGAGGCCGAGAACGAAGCCCGCCGCCAGGCCTTTGCCAACTGGTGCGTGGACAGCGCGATGATGGCCGAGGCCCAGCCCGACGCCCTCTTCATGCACTGCCTGCCAGCCCACCGCGGCGAGGAGGTCACGGCCGACGTGATCGACGGCCCGCAATCGGTGGTGTGGGACGAAGCCGAGAACCGCATGCACGTGCAGAAGGCCCTGATGGAGTACCTGCTGCTGGGCCGCATCGGCGGATGA
- a CDS encoding alpha/beta hydrolase, whose translation MSLLQTIELQTGDAPSASIIVLHGLGADGNDFVPLAQELDLTAVGDVRFIFPQAPTMPVTINGGYVMRAWYDILGADLVRREDEAGLRQSQQQVAALIDRERERGVPAHRIVLGGFSQGCAMSLLTGLRYPERLAGIAGLSGYLPLADTLAAEAHDANRLVPIFLGHGLHDGVVTLARATSTRQALQEAGYDVAWHTYPMQHSVCAQEVRDLNDWLLKVLAR comes from the coding sequence ATGAGCCTGCTGCAAACCATCGAACTGCAAACCGGCGACGCGCCCAGCGCGTCCATCATCGTGCTGCACGGCCTGGGCGCCGACGGCAACGACTTCGTGCCCCTGGCCCAGGAACTGGACCTCACGGCCGTGGGCGACGTGCGCTTCATCTTCCCGCAGGCGCCCACCATGCCGGTCACCATCAATGGCGGCTACGTGATGCGCGCCTGGTACGACATCCTGGGCGCCGACCTGGTGCGCCGCGAGGACGAAGCCGGCCTGCGCCAGTCGCAGCAGCAGGTGGCCGCGCTGATCGACCGCGAGCGTGAACGCGGCGTGCCGGCCCACCGCATCGTGCTGGGCGGCTTTTCCCAAGGTTGCGCGATGTCGCTGTTGACGGGGCTGCGCTACCCCGAGCGGTTGGCGGGCATCGCCGGCCTGTCGGGCTACCTGCCGCTGGCCGACACGCTGGCCGCCGAGGCCCATGACGCGAACCGCCTGGTGCCCATCTTCCTGGGTCATGGCCTGCACGACGGCGTGGTGACGCTGGCCCGCGCCACCAGCACCCGCCAGGCCCTGCAGGAGGCCGGCTACGACGTGGCCTGGCACACCTACCCGATGCAGCACTCGGTGTGCGCGCAGGAGGTGCGCGACCTCAACGACTGGCTGCTGAAGGTGCTGGCTCGCTAG
- a CDS encoding methyl-accepting chemotaxis protein, producing MKIGTRLAAGFGLLLALLLAMAALSAREARVIYEALDYYTANVTPSLTAIKGWQDRIDEIRTLQAKHLLTESPAERANIESAWQAASERLRQGATDYERLLSSEEERQLWLEVMAQLQAATAAWEELHALSNQAVGDAAQGPAARRLFLGEAEQHYRMTARAIDAVWAYNTRMAEQLTTDGQHTYQLALKLIAGVSLLALLLGAGAALLITRSITLQMGGEPREVLQVAQAIAEGDLSVDFALPPGRSRSVVGAIRIMRDRLADLVGQVRHSSDSIATGSAHVAGGSADLSQRTEEQASNLQQTAAAVEQLSSTVRSNAETARQADQLAAQASAAAAQGGAVVGQMAATMQDIAAASQRIADIIGVIDGIAFQTNLLALNAAVEAARAGDHGRGFAVVAGEVRALAQRSAQAAKEIKSLIGDSVGRVEAGSRQAQAAGASMGDTVAQVRHVSELIAAISLATSEQSTGIGQVGHAVGQLDSVTQQNAALVEESAAAADSLKQQADRLTALVGTFKLRESASAG from the coding sequence ATGAAGATCGGAACGCGCCTGGCCGCAGGCTTCGGCCTGCTGCTGGCGCTGCTGCTGGCCATGGCCGCGCTGTCGGCCCGCGAAGCGCGGGTCATCTACGAGGCCCTGGACTACTACACGGCCAACGTCACGCCTTCGCTCACGGCCATCAAGGGCTGGCAGGACCGCATCGACGAGATCCGCACGCTGCAGGCCAAGCACCTGCTCACCGAATCGCCGGCCGAGCGCGCGAACATCGAGTCGGCCTGGCAGGCGGCCAGCGAGCGGCTGCGCCAGGGCGCGACCGACTACGAACGCCTGCTGTCCAGCGAGGAGGAGCGGCAGCTGTGGCTGGAGGTCATGGCCCAGCTGCAGGCGGCCACCGCAGCCTGGGAAGAGCTGCATGCGCTGTCCAACCAGGCCGTGGGCGATGCCGCGCAAGGGCCCGCGGCGCGGCGGCTGTTCCTGGGCGAAGCCGAGCAGCACTACCGCATGACCGCGCGCGCGATCGATGCCGTCTGGGCCTACAACACCCGGATGGCGGAGCAACTGACCACCGACGGCCAGCACACCTACCAGCTGGCGCTGAAGCTGATCGCGGGCGTGTCGCTGCTGGCGCTGCTGCTGGGCGCGGGTGCCGCGCTGCTGATCACCCGCTCCATCACGTTGCAGATGGGCGGCGAGCCCCGTGAGGTGCTGCAGGTGGCCCAGGCCATCGCCGAAGGCGACCTCAGCGTCGACTTCGCGCTGCCGCCGGGCCGCTCACGCAGCGTGGTGGGCGCCATCCGCATCATGCGCGACCGCCTGGCCGACCTGGTGGGGCAGGTGCGCCACAGCAGCGACAGCATCGCCACCGGTTCGGCCCACGTGGCCGGCGGCAGCGCCGACCTCAGCCAGCGCACCGAGGAACAGGCCAGCAACCTGCAGCAGACCGCCGCCGCGGTGGAGCAGCTCAGCAGCACGGTGCGCAGCAATGCCGAGACGGCTCGCCAGGCCGACCAGCTGGCGGCCCAGGCCTCGGCCGCGGCCGCGCAGGGCGGCGCGGTGGTGGGCCAGATGGCGGCCACCATGCAGGACATTGCCGCGGCCTCGCAGCGCATCGCCGACATCATCGGCGTCATCGACGGCATTGCGTTCCAGACCAACCTGCTGGCGCTCAATGCCGCGGTGGAGGCGGCCCGCGCGGGCGACCATGGCCGTGGCTTTGCGGTGGTGGCGGGCGAGGTGAGGGCGCTGGCCCAGCGCTCGGCCCAGGCTGCGAAGGAGATCAAGTCGCTGATCGGCGACAGTGTGGGCCGGGTGGAAGCCGGCTCACGCCAGGCGCAGGCGGCCGGCGCGTCGATGGGTGACACCGTGGCCCAGGTGCGCCATGTCAGCGAGCTGATCGCTGCCATCTCGCTGGCCACCAGCGAGCAGTCCACCGGCATCGGCCAGGTGGGCCATGCGGTGGGTCAGCTGGACAGCGTGACCCAGCAGAACGCCGCGCTGGTGGAAGAAAGCGCGGCCGCCGCCGACAGCCTGAAGCAGCAGGCCGACCGGCTGACGGCGCTGGTGGGCACCTTCAAGCTGAGGGAGTCCGCCAGCGCTGGCTAA
- a CDS encoding response regulator transcription factor, with the protein MRILLAEDDAVLCGVMRKSLEGAGHRVDAVGSLAHTRSLWREQPFDVVVLDINLIDGSGITALLEARARGDHTPVLVLTARNRTEERIAGLNAGADDYLGKPFDLAEVEARLRALVRRASGGGDRVQLGGLMLDRQARRFLLRGEAIDMPAREFEVLWELMTPPGRVVAKRALSDKLSALDEALGDNALEVFVSRLRKRLVGGGVVIRTLRGLGYAIEAEA; encoded by the coding sequence GTGCGTATCCTGTTGGCCGAAGACGATGCGGTGCTGTGTGGCGTGATGCGCAAGAGCCTGGAAGGCGCTGGCCACCGGGTGGACGCGGTGGGCTCGCTGGCCCACACCCGCAGCCTGTGGCGCGAGCAGCCCTTCGACGTGGTGGTGCTCGACATCAACCTGATCGACGGCAGCGGCATCACCGCGCTGCTGGAAGCGCGCGCCCGCGGCGACCACACGCCGGTGCTGGTGCTCACCGCCCGCAACCGCACCGAGGAACGGATTGCCGGCCTCAATGCCGGCGCCGACGACTACCTGGGCAAACCCTTCGACCTGGCCGAGGTGGAAGCGCGGCTGCGTGCGCTGGTGCGCCGCGCCAGCGGCGGTGGCGACCGCGTGCAGCTGGGCGGCCTGATGCTGGACCGCCAGGCCCGCCGCTTCCTGCTGCGCGGCGAGGCCATCGACATGCCGGCGCGCGAGTTCGAGGTGCTGTGGGAGCTGATGACGCCGCCCGGCCGCGTGGTGGCCAAGCGGGCACTGTCCGACAAGCTCTCGGCACTGGACGAGGCCCTGGGCGACAACGCGCTGGAGGTCTTCGTCTCGCGGCTGCGCAAGCGGCTGGTTGGCGGTGGCGTGGTCATCCGCACGCTGCGGGGCCTGGGCTACGCGATCGAAGCCGAGGCGTGA
- a CDS encoding aspartate aminotransferase family protein, whose product MTVDTALPTEPHVMHTYGRLPIALSHGRGCKVWDTQGRQYLDGLGGIAVNTLGHAHPKLVPALQEQIGQLIHSCNYYHVPLQETLAAKLCELSGLTNAFFCSTGLEANEAALKIARKYGHDKGIERPEIIVYEKAFHGRSIATLSATGNVKVQAGFGPLVEGFVRVPMNDLAAVEEVARTNPNVVAVFLETIQGEGGINPARTDYLKSLRRLCDEQDWLLMLDEVQCGIGRTGKWFAHQWAGIQPDVMPLAKGLGSGVPVGAVVAGPKAAKVFGPGNHGTTFGGNPLSMRAGVETLRIMEEDGLLENAARVGGLLRTAIERELEGVEGFVEVRGQGLMLGIELDRPCGELLGQACEKGLLLSVTADRVVRLVPPLILSAEEAAQIVAILCPLIRQFLAGGKA is encoded by the coding sequence ATGACCGTTGACACCGCCCTGCCGACCGAGCCGCACGTGATGCACACCTACGGCCGCCTGCCCATCGCGCTGTCGCACGGCCGAGGCTGCAAGGTCTGGGACACGCAGGGCCGCCAATACCTCGACGGCCTGGGCGGCATCGCCGTGAACACCCTGGGCCACGCGCACCCGAAGCTGGTGCCGGCGCTGCAGGAGCAGATCGGCCAGCTGATCCACTCTTGCAACTACTACCACGTGCCGCTGCAGGAAACGCTGGCTGCCAAGCTGTGCGAGCTGTCGGGCCTGACCAACGCCTTCTTCTGCTCCACCGGCCTGGAAGCCAACGAGGCGGCGCTGAAGATCGCCCGCAAGTACGGCCACGACAAGGGCATCGAACGGCCCGAGATCATCGTCTACGAGAAGGCCTTCCACGGCCGCTCGATCGCCACGCTGTCGGCCACCGGCAACGTCAAGGTGCAGGCCGGCTTCGGCCCGCTGGTGGAAGGTTTCGTGCGCGTGCCGATGAACGACCTGGCCGCGGTGGAGGAAGTGGCGCGCACCAACCCCAACGTGGTGGCGGTGTTCCTGGAAACCATACAGGGCGAAGGCGGCATCAACCCCGCCCGCACCGACTACCTGAAGTCGCTGCGCCGCCTGTGCGACGAGCAGGACTGGCTGTTGATGCTGGACGAAGTGCAGTGCGGCATCGGCCGCACCGGCAAGTGGTTTGCGCACCAGTGGGCCGGCATCCAGCCCGACGTGATGCCGCTGGCCAAGGGCCTGGGCTCGGGCGTGCCGGTGGGAGCGGTGGTGGCAGGCCCCAAGGCGGCCAAGGTGTTCGGCCCGGGCAACCACGGCACCACCTTCGGCGGCAACCCGCTGTCGATGCGCGCCGGTGTCGAAACGCTGCGCATCATGGAAGAGGACGGCCTGCTGGAGAACGCCGCGCGCGTGGGCGGCCTGCTGCGCACCGCCATCGAGCGTGAGCTGGAAGGCGTGGAAGGCTTCGTCGAAGTGCGTGGCCAGGGCCTGATGCTGGGCATCGAGCTCGACCGCCCCTGCGGCGAGCTACTGGGCCAGGCCTGTGAAAAAGGCCTGCTGCTGAGCGTGACCGCCGACCGCGTGGTGCGCCTGGTGCCGCCGCTGATCCTCAGCGCCGAAGAGGCCGCGCAGATCGTGGCCATCCTGTGCCCGCTGATCAGGCAGTTCCTGGCGGGTGGCAAGGCATGA
- the rpsT gene encoding 30S ribosomal protein S20: MATSSKAKKKTVRLASGRKRARQDVKLNAANTALRSKFRTVVKNVQKAVVAGDKAKATELFAVAQSVIDSVADKGIFHKNKAARHKSRLSAKVKALSAATASA, translated from the coding sequence ATGGCAACCTCTTCCAAAGCCAAGAAGAAGACCGTCCGCCTCGCCTCCGGCCGCAAGCGCGCGCGCCAGGACGTGAAGCTGAACGCTGCTAACACCGCCCTGCGCTCGAAGTTCCGCACCGTCGTCAAGAACGTGCAGAAGGCCGTGGTCGCTGGCGACAAGGCCAAGGCCACCGAACTGTTCGCAGTCGCCCAGAGCGTCATCGACTCGGTCGCTGACAAGGGCATCTTCCACAAGAACAAGGCTGCCCGCCACAAGAGCCGCCTGTCGGCCAAGGTCAAGGCCCTGTCGGCCGCGACCGCCTCGGCCTGA
- a CDS encoding DUF3579 domain-containing protein, translating to MKPLTPPPKPREFVVQGLTKEGRTFRPSDWAERLAGAMSCFRPGGTVGGPGARIGYSPYCVPTSVGSVKAVLISEALKEIEPMAWDFVMNFARDNDLQVAEVCVLPDVPPPAKG from the coding sequence ATGAAGCCTTTGACACCCCCTCCCAAGCCGCGCGAATTCGTCGTGCAGGGCCTGACCAAGGAAGGTCGCACCTTCCGTCCCAGTGACTGGGCCGAGCGGCTGGCGGGCGCCATGTCGTGCTTCCGGCCGGGCGGCACCGTGGGCGGGCCGGGTGCGCGCATCGGCTATTCGCCTTATTGCGTGCCCACGTCGGTGGGGTCGGTGAAGGCGGTGCTGATCAGCGAGGCGCTGAAAGAGATCGAGCCCATGGCCTGGGACTTCGTGATGAACTTCGCCCGCGACAACGACCTGCAGGTGGCCGAAGTGTGCGTGCTGCCGGACGTGCCGCCGCCCGCCAAGGGCTGA
- a CDS encoding tripartite tricarboxylate transporter permease, producing the protein MDLIHNLSLGFGVAFTVQNLLYAFGGAVLGTLIGVLPGLGPVATIAMLLPSIYALDATPALIMLAGIYYGAQYGGSTTAILINVPGESSSVVTAIDGYQMARQGRAGAALAAAGLGSFFAGCVGTIIIAAFAPPLTELAFKFGPAEYFSLMVLGLIGAVVLASGSLLKAIAMIILGLLLGQINTDVISGTPRFSFDIPELTDGIGFVAIAMGVFGFGEIIANLGMPAESREVFTKDVKGLWPTKRDFQEAWPSVLRGTAIGSILGILPGGGALLASFASYTMEKKLTRNPSRPFGKGAIQGVAGPESANNAGAQTSFIPMLTLGIPPNAVMALMVGAMTIKGIQPGPQVMTSNPQLFWGLIASMWVGNLMLIILNLPLIGIWIKLLTVPYRFLFPAIMVFCTIGLYTLNNNAFDVYMGAGFALVGYIFYKLGCEPAPLLLGFILGPMMEENLRRALLLSRGDWGTFMTRPLSAGLLIAAALMVVVVALPSVKRKREEAFQED; encoded by the coding sequence ATGGACCTGATCCACAACCTCTCGCTGGGCTTCGGCGTCGCCTTCACGGTGCAGAACCTGCTGTACGCCTTTGGCGGCGCGGTGCTGGGCACCCTGATCGGCGTGCTGCCGGGCCTGGGCCCGGTGGCCACCATCGCGATGCTGCTGCCCAGCATCTACGCGCTGGACGCCACGCCCGCGCTGATCATGCTGGCCGGCATCTACTACGGCGCGCAATACGGCGGCTCCACCACCGCCATCCTGATCAACGTGCCGGGTGAATCCAGCTCGGTGGTCACCGCCATCGACGGCTACCAGATGGCGCGACAGGGGCGCGCCGGGGCGGCTTTGGCGGCGGCCGGGCTCGGCTCGTTCTTCGCCGGCTGCGTGGGCACCATCATCATCGCGGCCTTCGCGCCGCCGTTGACCGAGCTGGCCTTCAAGTTCGGCCCGGCCGAGTACTTCAGCCTGATGGTGCTGGGCCTGATCGGCGCGGTGGTGCTGGCCTCGGGCTCGCTGCTGAAGGCCATCGCGATGATCATCCTGGGCCTGCTGCTGGGCCAGATCAACACCGACGTGATCAGCGGCACGCCGCGCTTCTCGTTCGACATCCCCGAACTCACCGACGGCATCGGCTTCGTCGCCATCGCGATGGGCGTGTTCGGCTTCGGCGAGATCATCGCCAACCTGGGCATGCCGGCTGAAAGCCGGGAGGTGTTCACCAAGGACGTGAAGGGCCTGTGGCCCACCAAGCGCGATTTCCAGGAGGCCTGGCCTTCGGTGCTGCGCGGCACGGCCATCGGTTCCATCCTCGGCATCCTGCCGGGCGGCGGCGCGCTGCTGGCGTCGTTCGCTTCATACACGATGGAAAAGAAGCTCACCCGCAACCCGAGCCGGCCTTTCGGCAAGGGCGCCATCCAGGGTGTGGCAGGTCCGGAGTCGGCCAACAACGCCGGTGCGCAGACCAGCTTCATCCCGATGCTGACGCTGGGCATTCCGCCCAACGCGGTGATGGCGCTGATGGTGGGTGCGATGACCATCAAGGGCATCCAGCCCGGCCCGCAGGTGATGACCAGCAACCCGCAGCTGTTCTGGGGCCTGATCGCCAGCATGTGGGTGGGCAACCTGATGCTGATCATCCTGAACCTGCCGCTGATCGGCATCTGGATCAAGCTGCTGACGGTGCCCTACCGCTTCCTGTTCCCGGCCATCATGGTGTTCTGCACCATCGGCCTCTACACGCTGAACAACAACGCCTTCGACGTGTACATGGGCGCCGGCTTCGCGCTGGTGGGCTACATCTTCTACAAGCTGGGCTGCGAACCCGCGCCGCTGCTACTGGGCTTCATCCTGGGCCCGATGATGGAAGAGAACCTGC